A genomic segment from Tuwongella immobilis encodes:
- a CDS encoding carbon storage regulator, with protein sequence MLVLTRKTNESIVIPSLGITITISDIRSDRVRIGIDAPHDIKIHRSEIWDKEKERRTAALDAETVDELKLPVLTEEVAKRA encoded by the coding sequence ATGTTGGTTCTCACTCGCAAAACGAACGAATCGATCGTCATCCCCTCGTTGGGCATCACCATCACCATCTCGGACATCCGCTCGGATCGCGTCCGAATCGGCATTGATGCCCCGCATGACATCAAGATCCATCGCTCGGAAATCTGGGACAAGGAAAAAGAACGTCGCACCGCCGCTTTGGATGCGGAAACGGTGGATGAGCTGAAGTTGCCGGTGCTGACGGAAGAGGTGGCGAAGCGTGCCTAA